A section of the Larus michahellis chromosome 1, bLarMic1.1, whole genome shotgun sequence genome encodes:
- the SLC25A15 gene encoding mitochondrial ornithine transporter 1, translating to MRINSAIQAAIDLTAGAAGGTACVVTGQPFDTAKVKMQTFPEMYKGIVDCFMKTYKQVGFRGFYKGTTPALVANIAENSVLFMCYGFCQQIVRRIVGVDRKTKLSDLQNAAAGSFASAFATLVLCPTELVKCRLQAMHEMQLSGKIIQGHNTVWSVVKGVLQKDGPLGFYRGLSSTLLREVPGYFFFFGGYELSRTFFASGRSKDELGPIPLLLSGGFGGSCLWIAVYPVDCVKSRIQVLSMAGKQTGFMGTFVTVVRTEGVLALYSGLKPTMIRAFLANGALFLAYEYSRKLMMKQVDSY from the exons ATGAGGATCAACTCTGCTATTCAGGCTGCTATTGACctcacagcaggagctgcag GTGGGACAGCATGTGTGGTGACTGGCCAGCCCTTTGACACTGCAAAGGTGAAGATGCAGACATTCCCCGAAATGTACAAAGGAATTGTTGACTGTTTTATGAAAACCTATAAGCAAGTGGGGTTTCGAGGCTTCTACAAGGGAACCACACCGGCACTTGTAGCCAACATCGCAGAGAACTCCGTTCTGTTCATGTGCTATGGATTTTGCCAACAAATTGTGAGAAGAATTGTTGGAGtagacagaaaaacaaagctcaG TGATCTGCAGAACGCTGCTGCGGGCTCCTTCGCCTCTGCCTTTGCCACCCTCGTCCTCTGTCCCACGGAGCTGGTGAAGTGCCGGCTGCAGGCCATGCATGAAATGCAGTTGTCAGGAAAGATAATACAGGGACACAA TACAGTTTGGTCAGTAGTAAAGGGTGTTCTTCAAAAGGATGGTCCCCTTGGATTTTACCGTGGCCTGTCAAGCACTTTGCTGCGGGAAGTCCCAGgctatttcttcttctttggagGATATGAACTGAGCCGGACGTTCTTTGCCTCTGGGAGATCAAAAGATGAATTAG gtcCCATTCCTTTGCTACTAAGTGGTGGTTTTGGAGGCAGCTGTCTTTGGATTGCTGTGTATCCTGTGGACTGTGTCAAATCCAGAATTCAGGTTCTTTCAATGGCTGGAAAACAGACAGGCTTTATGGGAACATTTGTAACTGTTGTGAGAACTGAAG GTGTACTTGCCTTGTATTCTGGACTGAAGCCAACTATGATCCGTGCATTCCTGGCCAACGGGGCACTCTTCCTTGCCTATGAGTACAGCCGGAAACTTATGATGAAACAAGTAGATTCTTACTGA